The following proteins are encoded in a genomic region of Drosophila willistoni isolate 14030-0811.24 chromosome 3R, UCI_dwil_1.1, whole genome shotgun sequence:
- the LOC6648018 gene encoding NKAP family protein CG6066 — MRSRSRSRSRHRQRRPRSRSRSRSRSKPKRTAAPIKDQSRENHRHRDRERENERRRRDDRRRSRSQSTNSSSSTSSTSTSRSRSRSQSRSRQRKQSSARKSVERWPNDRFHDNNDRSKNPFRGIAPEGSFINNQDESSGRSRHRGGRGGGYKGDSKVANARRNQRVRIGEEGVPEIWGSSPTRQDDDVELVKGSYVGPKKKRKKEKKKSSKKSKKKSKKKKSRKEESSSSSSDSSSSSSESSSSSSSSSDSESTSDSSSSDSEDGKEVWLEKTADGVKKPKKKKKSLSAKDKKHKKKKKKRKSEKEKSKRTSSSTSKSKSKSSASNNDEDVGPSLRTTSGLNQKDFGRALLPGEGAAMAAYIAEGKRIPRRGEIGLTSDEIANFESVGYVMSGSRHRRMEAVRIRKENQLYSADEKRALAMFSKEERQKRENKILSQFKDMIHSKLQAKDKK, encoded by the coding sequence ATGCGGTCGCGTAGCAGAAGCCGCAGTAGGCACAGGCAAAGACGACCAAGGAGTAGATCTAGGTCAAGATCCAGATCGAAACCCAAACGAACTGCAGCACCTATCAAGGATCAGAGCAGAGAAAATCATCGCCATCGTGACCGAGAGCGGGAAAATGAACGGCGGAGGAGAGATGATCGACGACGTTCCCGATCCCAGTCAACGAATTCGAGCAGCTCCACCAGTAGCACCAGTACCAGCAGGTCCCGGTCGCGCTCGCAAAGCCGCAGTCGACAAAGGAAGCAGTCGTCTGCAAGAAAATCGGTAGAACGTTGGCCCAACGATCGTTTTCACGACAACAACGATAGAAGCAAGAATCCGTTTCGAGGTATTGCTCCCGAAGGCAGTTTCATTAATAATCAGGACGAATCCTCAGGAAGATCCCGGCACAGAGGCGGCAGGGGCGGTGGTTATAAAGGCGATTCCAAGGTGGCAAATGCTCGGCGAAATCAGCGGGTCCGAATCGGTGAAGAGGGTGTGCCAGAAATATGGGGCTCTAGCCCCACCAGGCAAGATGATGATGTAGAGCTCGTCAAGGGCTCATATGTGGGACccaaaaagaagagaaaaaaggagaaaaagaaATCCAGCAAAAAGTCCAAGAAAaagtcgaaaaaaaagaagagcagAAAAGAGGAATCGAGCTCGAGTTCGTCTgattcatcatcatcatcatcggaaagcagcagcagcagcagtagtagCAGTGATTCTGAATCTACCAGCGATAGTTCCAGCTCAGACAGTGAGGACGGGAAGGAAGTTTGGCTAGAGAAGACAGCGGATGGTGTAAAGaaacccaaaaagaaaaagaagtcaCTGAGCGCCAAAGacaaaaagcacaaaaagaaaaagaagaagcgaAAATCAGAGAAAGAAAAGTCCAAGCGAACTTCCTCCAGCACTAGTAAATCTAAATCGAAATCTAGTGCCTCCAACAATGACGAAGATGTGGGCCCATCTTTACGAACAACTAGCGGCCTGAATCAAAAGGACTTTGGACGTGCCCTTTTACCAGGTGAAGGAGCCGCCATGGCTGCTTATATAGCAGAGGGCAAACGTATTCCGCGACGTGGTGAAATTGGTCTAACCTCCGATGAAATAGCCAACTTTGAGTCAGTTGGTTATGTTATGAGTGGAAGTCGTCATCGTCGTATGGAGGCCGTCCGTATTCGAAAGGAGAATCAGTTGTATTCAGCCGATGAGAAGCGGGCTCTAGCCATGTTCAGCAAGGAGGAGCGACAGAAACGAGAGAACAAAATTCTATCACAATTCAAAGACATGATCCACTCTAAACTTCAGGCTAAGGATAAAAAGTAA